The proteins below come from a single Leptospira ellinghausenii genomic window:
- a CDS encoding acetylxylan esterase encodes MPQTVSFDECFQTIPKLDPPSDLDSFWKSGIGELKKVPIKATYKTVLKGSFIWESLNDISFQSIDNHVLHGKLAIPRKRGDRPVVVYFHDYLAIPEEIQKGYSDLGVAQLHITLRGHGEEMIQIPIDPATGKSPVGWTPNYFAHGLDQKEEFYMRKLYLDVIRTIEFLRLSDGIDGDQIILHGKSLGSALAVFGAAYSDRIKGLILETPSFCYIDKDQMSLKGNPWVRELTPFFEKRATKKIDYKKELSYFDAMNFAKKIKIPALFSCGMEDQISHPKSTFALFNHMNCDKRMQLYPTEGNEAGKEKQPQANLEFVKEIFAL; translated from the coding sequence ATGCCACAAACCGTTAGTTTTGACGAATGTTTTCAAACAATTCCAAAACTAGATCCACCAAGTGATTTAGATAGTTTTTGGAAGTCAGGGATAGGTGAACTCAAAAAAGTTCCGATCAAAGCTACTTATAAAACAGTTTTAAAGGGTTCTTTCATCTGGGAATCTTTGAATGATATCAGTTTTCAAAGTATCGACAATCATGTGTTACATGGAAAACTAGCAATTCCAAGAAAACGTGGGGATCGTCCTGTTGTTGTGTATTTTCACGATTACCTTGCGATACCAGAGGAAATCCAAAAAGGATATTCTGATTTGGGTGTTGCCCAACTTCACATCACATTACGTGGACATGGTGAAGAAATGATCCAAATACCAATAGATCCGGCAACTGGTAAATCACCAGTTGGATGGACTCCCAATTATTTTGCCCATGGCCTTGACCAAAAAGAAGAGTTTTATATGAGAAAACTCTATTTAGATGTGATACGTACCATTGAATTTCTAAGGCTTTCTGATGGAATCGATGGTGATCAAATCATTCTCCATGGAAAATCTTTAGGTTCCGCCTTGGCAGTATTTGGTGCAGCATATTCTGATCGAATAAAAGGACTTATTTTAGAAACACCTTCTTTTTGTTATATTGATAAGGATCAAATGTCCTTAAAAGGAAACCCTTGGGTTCGTGAACTCACTCCATTTTTTGAGAAACGAGCCACTAAAAAAATAGATTACAAAAAAGAATTATCATATTTTGATGCGATGAATTTTGCTAAAAAGATAAAAATTCCTGCCCTATTTTCTTGTGGAATGGAAGACCAAATCTCTCATCCAAAATCAACATTTGCACTATTCAATCATATGAATTGTGATAAAAGAATGCAGTTATATCCAACAGAAGGAAACGAAGCTGGAAAAGAAAAACAACCACAAGCGAATTTAGAATTCGTTAAAGAAATTTTTGCCCTATGA
- the folD gene encoding bifunctional methylenetetrahydrofolate dehydrogenase/methenyltetrahydrofolate cyclohydrolase FolD yields MKSSILLDGKAISEKIRNRIQETLAKAKAEGKGIPTLATILVGNNPASETYVNMKVKACEKVGMNSRYIRLKEETTTEELLVEIRKLNSDPSINGILLQHPVPHQIDERKAFDEIALEKDVDGVTTVSFGNLSMNSEAYFPCTPYGMVLLLQEYGIDVTGKHAVVVGRSPILGKPMAIMLTNLNATVTLCHSKTKNLPDLVKQADIIVGAVGKPEFIKADWIKDGAVILDAGYNVGNVGDIEVSKAKDKSSYYTPVPGGVGPMTISVLLLQTMYSFLGQFSPKLDSHATNR; encoded by the coding sequence ATGAAATCTAGCATCCTATTAGACGGTAAAGCGATTTCCGAAAAAATCCGAAATCGAATCCAAGAAACATTAGCAAAAGCGAAAGCGGAAGGTAAGGGAATTCCTACACTTGCCACCATCCTTGTTGGGAATAACCCTGCATCGGAAACCTATGTCAATATGAAGGTCAAAGCCTGTGAAAAAGTAGGAATGAATTCACGATACATTCGTTTGAAAGAGGAGACTACCACCGAAGAACTCTTAGTCGAAATTCGTAAATTAAATTCTGATCCATCTATCAACGGGATTTTGTTACAACACCCGGTTCCGCATCAAATTGATGAACGTAAGGCTTTTGATGAAATTGCATTAGAAAAAGATGTAGATGGTGTGACAACGGTTTCCTTTGGAAATTTGTCTATGAATAGTGAGGCTTACTTTCCGTGCACTCCGTACGGTATGGTTTTACTTTTGCAAGAATATGGAATTGATGTCACTGGGAAACATGCTGTGGTTGTAGGAAGATCACCAATTTTAGGGAAACCTATGGCGATCATGTTAACTAATTTGAACGCTACTGTCACCCTTTGCCATTCCAAAACGAAAAATTTACCCGATCTGGTCAAACAAGCAGACATCATTGTAGGTGCTGTGGGTAAACCTGAATTTATCAAAGCAGATTGGATCAAAGATGGTGCAGTGATTTTGGATGCTGGGTATAACGTAGGTAATGTGGGAGATATCGAAGTTTCAAAAGCAAAAGATAAGTCTTCCTACTACACTCCTGTTCCCGGTGGTGTAGGCCCTATGACCATTTCAGTTCTTCTTTTACAGACTATGTATAGTTTTTTAGGTCAATTTTCTCCTAAGTTGGATTCTCATGCCACAAACCGTTAG
- the asnS gene encoding asparagine--tRNA ligase, translated as MIPSLDPNSSHPTMTDESLPLQGWVQGLRGNNHVQFLQLRTNGKILQVVCEKESLGEDLFKQIKSLPQETSLIVNGKWQENEKAPGGQELSLSSFTIVGASSDYPITPKEHGPDFLHNHRHLWLRSKRQLAIQRVRSELSFAIREFFRNDGYTLIDTPILTGSIGESAGTLFSTEYFDLGQAYLAQTGQLYLETAAFAHSKVYCFGPTFRAEKSKTKRHLTEFWMLEAETAFLGQNENLALQERFVKSVLKTTIERTKEDLKTLERDPLTLLQTLEKPFPRVEYGDAIQILKDAGENIEWGEDINAEREQILTTHFGTAIFIQNFPRAIKAFYMKQNPNDPRTVLSADLIAPDGIGEIIGGSEREESYDKIVERLKEEGLPPEDYFWYLDLRKYGSVPHAGFGMGLERVIAWVCGLPHIRECIPFPRMIYRLTP; from the coding sequence ATGATTCCAAGTTTAGATCCAAATTCATCCCATCCTACCATGACAGACGAATCCCTACCATTACAAGGTTGGGTACAAGGCCTTCGAGGCAATAACCATGTACAGTTTTTACAGCTAAGGACCAACGGTAAAATCCTACAAGTGGTATGCGAAAAGGAATCCCTGGGGGAAGACCTCTTCAAACAAATCAAAAGTTTACCCCAAGAAACTTCGCTCATCGTTAATGGCAAATGGCAGGAAAATGAAAAAGCACCCGGTGGGCAGGAGCTCTCTCTTTCCTCTTTTACCATTGTAGGTGCATCTTCCGATTATCCCATCACTCCGAAAGAACATGGACCTGATTTCCTACACAACCATAGGCATTTGTGGTTACGATCCAAACGGCAACTTGCCATCCAAAGGGTAAGGTCTGAATTGTCATTTGCGATCCGAGAATTTTTCCGTAACGATGGCTATACGCTTATTGACACACCCATTTTAACAGGATCTATCGGTGAATCAGCGGGTACCTTATTTTCCACCGAATATTTCGATTTAGGCCAAGCGTATTTAGCACAAACAGGCCAATTGTATTTGGAAACCGCTGCGTTTGCTCACTCCAAGGTGTATTGTTTTGGTCCCACATTCCGAGCGGAAAAAAGTAAAACCAAACGCCACTTAACCGAATTTTGGATGTTGGAAGCAGAAACTGCCTTCCTTGGGCAGAATGAGAACCTGGCCTTACAAGAACGATTTGTAAAATCAGTTTTAAAAACGACAATTGAGCGCACAAAAGAAGATCTTAAGACCCTCGAACGAGACCCTTTGACACTCCTCCAAACCCTAGAGAAACCTTTTCCCCGAGTGGAATATGGAGATGCCATCCAAATCTTAAAAGATGCGGGAGAAAATATCGAATGGGGGGAAGACATCAATGCAGAAAGGGAACAAATCTTAACCACTCATTTTGGTACAGCGATTTTCATCCAAAATTTTCCAAGGGCCATCAAGGCTTTTTACATGAAACAAAATCCAAATGACCCACGGACCGTTCTCTCTGCAGACTTGATCGCACCAGACGGAATTGGTGAAATCATAGGAGGGTCAGAAAGGGAAGAGTCCTACGATAAAATTGTGGAACGTCTAAAAGAAGAGGGCCTACCACCAGAAGATTATTTCTGGTATTTGGACTTAAGGAAGTATGGATCGGTCCCCCACGCAGGTTTTGGAATGGGTCTAGAGCGAGTGATTGCTTGGGTCTGTGGATTACCTCATATCCGAGAGTGTATTCCTTTCCCTAGAATGATTTATCGATTAACACCATAA
- a CDS encoding sodium-dependent transporter — protein MKERQAEHQDGWASRVGLILAVASGAIGLGNFLRFPGQAAQNGGGAFMVPYIISFLILGIPVCLAEWTMGRMGGKHGHSTPFIFREYLKGFPLKLSGTIGVMIPVMIYVYYVFIESWCLAYAYYFLTGQMSLSATTRDGMTKEASSFFMSLTGAGENGSSFQSPILIFFLICVLFNFLLVYRGLSKGLEAFAKIAMPLMGICATIILVRVLTIPGIEQGLAVMWNPDWSKLTEPKVWISAAGQIFFSLSTGFGIALVFSSFLKKKDDVVLSSLSSASLNEFAEVVFGGMITIPVAFLFLGIQATSFGTFGMGFIALPSVFGMMPGGNFFGGLWFLVLFLAAITSSVTMLQPGILFLEEGYRIGRRKSSLLLFLFTFVLCLPIIYFNKDFAALDIADFYIGTIMIYILASIQIFIFVFKIGVDRGEADANEGSLIPFPKLIKFVLKYITPWFLLFIFVSFCYMNLPEYLDKMNPEVMGLLAENKDQNIDDAKTKAIVARSVVIGLILIYGFIYLLVSRALDSRHEKATK, from the coding sequence ATGAAAGAGAGACAAGCGGAACACCAAGATGGTTGGGCCAGTCGAGTCGGTTTAATTTTAGCAGTTGCCAGTGGAGCCATAGGGCTTGGAAATTTTTTACGATTCCCAGGCCAAGCAGCACAAAACGGTGGTGGGGCCTTTATGGTCCCTTACATCATCAGTTTTTTGATACTGGGCATCCCTGTTTGTTTGGCAGAATGGACGATGGGAAGAATGGGTGGGAAACATGGTCATAGCACTCCTTTCATCTTTCGCGAATACCTAAAAGGATTTCCCCTTAAACTTTCTGGAACCATTGGAGTCATGATTCCCGTCATGATTTATGTGTATTATGTGTTCATCGAATCTTGGTGTTTAGCATACGCTTATTATTTCTTAACAGGCCAAATGTCATTATCTGCAACCACAAGGGATGGTATGACAAAAGAAGCCTCTTCTTTTTTTATGAGTCTGACTGGAGCTGGCGAAAACGGTTCCAGTTTCCAATCACCAATCCTCATTTTCTTTTTGATCTGTGTATTATTTAATTTTTTACTCGTTTACCGTGGTCTTTCGAAAGGCTTAGAGGCATTTGCAAAAATTGCAATGCCACTCATGGGAATTTGTGCCACAATCATCCTTGTCAGAGTTCTCACAATCCCTGGAATTGAACAGGGACTTGCGGTTATGTGGAATCCTGATTGGTCTAAACTCACTGAACCAAAAGTTTGGATCAGTGCCGCTGGGCAAATTTTCTTTTCCTTATCAACAGGATTTGGGATTGCTCTTGTATTCTCCAGTTTTCTCAAGAAAAAAGACGATGTTGTCTTATCCAGTTTGTCTTCTGCATCGCTCAATGAATTCGCAGAGGTTGTGTTTGGTGGAATGATTACAATTCCTGTGGCATTTTTATTTTTAGGCATCCAGGCAACATCTTTTGGAACTTTTGGAATGGGATTTATAGCATTACCTTCCGTATTTGGAATGATGCCAGGTGGGAATTTTTTTGGAGGACTTTGGTTTTTAGTCCTTTTCCTTGCTGCCATTACTTCTTCGGTTACCATGTTACAACCTGGTATCTTATTTTTAGAAGAAGGATACCGAATTGGAAGGCGCAAGTCTTCCCTACTGCTCTTCCTTTTTACTTTTGTATTGTGTTTGCCAATCATATACTTTAATAAAGATTTTGCCGCTTTAGATATAGCTGATTTTTATATTGGAACCATCATGATTTATATTTTGGCATCCATTCAAATCTTCATCTTTGTTTTTAAGATTGGTGTGGATAGAGGAGAGGCTGATGCTAATGAAGGAAGTCTCATTCCTTTTCCCAAACTCATAAAATTTGTTCTAAAGTACATCACACCATGGTTTTTACTTTTTATCTTTGTATCCTTTTGTTATATGAACTTACCTGAATATTTGGATAAGATGAATCCTGAGGTCATGGGTCTCCTTGCCGAAAACAAAGATCAGAATATAGACGATGCAAAAACCAAAGCTATCGTCGCAAGGTCAGTGGTAATTGGTCTGATACTCATTTATGGTTTTATTTATTTATTAGTTTCAAGAGCTCTCGATTCTAGACATGAGAAGGCTACAAAATGA
- the rlmB gene encoding 23S rRNA (guanosine(2251)-2'-O)-methyltransferase RlmB, with protein MEKSPVEILFGKRNFFEFLESLEQMAPERGIKTIREVIVKDGIGNEEKHRIKSYLPNSVKFTTVSSRELDRIAQDKNHQGYVIIRTKQKSFTSLGFEQFKQNIQPNEGPILILDRIQDPGNLGNLLRTAECMGVKHVLMSDRDTSPITPVVEKVSAGAIHHIQIYRVANLKHGIEFLKKNEYWILATDEEGEEEIWENLPDVSQMAVIMGNEGEGVKRILLEDADYVARIPLYGAVTSLNVVVACGITLDRLHHVSQ; from the coding sequence ATGGAAAAAAGCCCCGTAGAAATACTTTTTGGGAAACGGAATTTTTTTGAATTTTTAGAATCACTGGAACAAATGGCTCCGGAACGAGGCATTAAAACCATTCGAGAAGTCATTGTCAAAGATGGAATTGGAAATGAAGAAAAACATAGGATTAAGTCTTATTTACCCAATTCTGTAAAGTTCACAACTGTCTCTAGCAGGGAATTAGATCGAATAGCCCAAGATAAAAATCACCAAGGGTATGTGATCATTCGTACAAAACAAAAATCGTTTACATCACTTGGTTTTGAACAATTTAAACAAAACATTCAACCAAACGAAGGGCCAATTTTAATTTTGGATCGTATACAGGACCCAGGCAATTTGGGTAACCTCTTACGTACAGCTGAATGTATGGGAGTAAAACATGTGTTAATGTCTGATAGGGACACGTCCCCTATTACTCCTGTTGTTGAAAAAGTATCTGCAGGTGCAATTCACCATATTCAGATTTATAGAGTCGCGAATTTAAAACACGGAATAGAATTTCTTAAAAAAAATGAGTATTGGATCCTTGCCACTGATGAAGAAGGGGAAGAAGAGATCTGGGAAAATTTACCTGATGTTTCCCAAATGGCTGTAATCATGGGGAATGAAGGAGAAGGTGTCAAAAGAATTTTACTTGAAGATGCAGATTATGTAGCTAGGATTCCTTTATATGGTGCGGTTACTTCGCTCAACGTGGTAGTTGCTTGTGGAATTACTTTGGATAGGCTACATCATGTTTCGCAATAA
- a CDS encoding esterase/lipase family protein: MFRNKRIIGFFLFFIFSIITFQSCLYDFYRKEFVSEKDKNEEALLLAFLGLLPNPNQKLFGFIPGTSRNLANSQFVSVDWFPKANAKKIIFVHGWNPAERDSDPITNDEKKIQNIKNTFSNGLIHYQEGRDSAKSEFDLYVYTYRTSNSILVNGRQFYATLRASFVDTDSVYIVAHSMGGLVTRVALAKETGDLPFIRLVVTLASPQYGSPFATNNFLGSNPFVNELGNYLVNTQGGQELAYTNQGNLQPALNGATNLVLDALNDSYLKSGFNSKFISFAGVLSSCSVGETFYYNTGCTLLSNAGFTQSDGIVPVNSARIGNLSNKQINVTDCDHSMMAFQTINVDDTKSRNLFSQVITEIRNHP, from the coding sequence ATGTTTCGCAATAAGCGAATCATAGGATTTTTTTTATTTTTCATTTTCTCAATCATCACATTTCAATCTTGTTTATATGATTTTTATAGGAAAGAATTTGTTTCCGAAAAAGACAAAAACGAAGAAGCATTGTTACTTGCTTTTCTTGGACTTCTACCTAATCCCAATCAAAAATTATTTGGTTTTATTCCCGGAACTTCCAGAAATTTAGCAAATTCTCAATTTGTATCCGTTGACTGGTTTCCTAAAGCCAATGCTAAAAAAATTATTTTTGTTCATGGTTGGAATCCAGCAGAAAGAGATTCTGATCCAATTACAAACGATGAAAAGAAAATTCAAAATATAAAGAATACGTTCTCTAATGGACTCATTCATTACCAAGAAGGAAGGGATTCTGCAAAATCAGAATTTGATTTGTACGTATATACCTATAGAACTTCAAACAGTATTTTAGTGAATGGTAGACAGTTTTATGCCACTTTACGTGCAAGTTTTGTTGATACCGATTCCGTTTATATTGTAGCTCATTCCATGGGTGGACTTGTCACTCGAGTTGCACTTGCAAAGGAAACAGGAGATTTACCTTTTATACGTTTAGTCGTAACACTTGCCAGTCCGCAATACGGATCACCATTTGCGACTAATAATTTCTTGGGTTCGAATCCCTTTGTAAATGAACTAGGGAATTATTTAGTCAACACTCAAGGTGGGCAGGAACTTGCTTATACAAATCAAGGCAATTTACAACCAGCATTGAATGGAGCCACAAATCTTGTGTTAGATGCTTTGAATGATTCTTATCTTAAGTCAGGTTTTAATAGTAAGTTTATTAGTTTTGCAGGGGTCTTAAGTAGCTGTAGTGTTGGCGAAACATTTTACTATAACACAGGATGTACCCTACTATCCAATGCTGGATTTACTCAATCGGACGGTATCGTCCCTGTCAATAGCGCAAGGATTGGTAACCTAAGTAACAAACAAATCAACGTAACGGACTGTGATCATTCCATGATGGCTTTCCAGACAATCAATGTAGATGACACAAAAAGCCGAAATTTATTTTCGCAAGTGATCACTGAGATTCGTAATCACCCATAA
- the cysS gene encoding cysteine--tRNA ligase, with protein sequence MIPFVFLNTKSGKKEPFAPKNPNLVSIYSCGPTVYNFAHIGNIRSFLFVDILRRSLLLGGYKLNQSMNITDIDDKIINESIKRNISVEEFTKPWTEAFFKDLSTLHVQTLEHYPKATESIEDMVSLVETLQSNGLVYEREGNVYFSIQKFNRYGELSKIDVSGMKSGVRYDADEYEKDDVRDFVLWKNQKTKDEKCWHTRLGTGRPGWHLECSAMIRKIYGSGIDIHTGGIDLLFPHHENEFAQTTGAYPNEEFVGTWLHCEHLLVDGEKMSKSKGNFYTLRDILEKGYEPKIIRFHLISAHYRSKLNFSLTKLEESKVSLDRIQNTIFRLLDTGSLWNLIPDDGENLVFSLPELTKLNDNFLNALADDLNVPKALAILHELVRIVNQTLDQTKIENVNLFYEEALRLFFKMNELFAVFSFEKPKANLDGISEEWILEQISNRKLAKQNKDFVTADNIRKELENKGILLADTKEGITTWKKAP encoded by the coding sequence TTGATTCCCTTTGTCTTTTTAAACACAAAATCAGGTAAAAAAGAACCTTTTGCACCCAAGAATCCTAATTTAGTTTCTATCTATTCATGTGGACCAACTGTTTATAATTTTGCTCATATAGGGAATATAAGATCTTTTTTATTCGTAGATATTTTGCGCCGTTCCCTTCTGTTAGGTGGCTATAAATTAAACCAGTCAATGAATATCACTGACATTGATGATAAAATCATTAATGAATCTATAAAACGTAACATTAGTGTGGAAGAGTTTACTAAACCTTGGACTGAAGCGTTTTTTAAAGATCTATCAACATTACACGTTCAAACCTTGGAACACTATCCCAAAGCGACAGAATCCATTGAGGATATGGTGTCCCTTGTCGAAACTTTACAATCGAATGGGTTAGTCTACGAACGTGAGGGAAATGTATATTTTTCCATACAGAAATTCAATCGTTATGGTGAATTATCTAAAATTGATGTTTCTGGAATGAAGTCAGGTGTTCGTTACGATGCTGATGAATACGAGAAAGACGATGTGAGAGATTTTGTATTGTGGAAAAACCAGAAAACGAAAGATGAAAAATGTTGGCATACTCGTTTAGGTACGGGCAGACCAGGTTGGCATCTAGAATGTTCTGCCATGATTCGCAAAATTTATGGTTCGGGGATTGACATTCATACCGGTGGTATTGATTTACTTTTCCCTCACCATGAAAATGAATTCGCACAAACAACAGGTGCATATCCAAATGAGGAATTTGTAGGAACTTGGCTTCACTGCGAACATTTATTAGTTGATGGTGAAAAGATGTCAAAGAGTAAGGGAAATTTTTATACCTTACGAGATATTCTAGAAAAAGGTTATGAGCCAAAAATAATTCGTTTTCATTTAATATCAGCTCATTATAGAAGTAAGTTGAATTTTTCTTTGACCAAATTGGAAGAATCGAAAGTATCTTTAGACAGAATTCAAAACACAATCTTTCGATTATTGGATACTGGCTCATTATGGAATTTGATTCCAGATGATGGAGAAAATTTAGTTTTTTCCCTACCAGAACTAACCAAACTCAATGATAATTTTTTAAATGCATTAGCAGATGATCTCAATGTTCCCAAGGCACTTGCGATTCTTCATGAACTTGTGCGAATCGTAAACCAAACACTAGACCAGACTAAAATAGAAAATGTAAATCTTTTTTATGAAGAGGCACTTCGTTTGTTTTTTAAAATGAACGAACTATTTGCGGTATTTTCATTTGAAAAACCAAAGGCAAATTTGGATGGAATTTCCGAAGAATGGATTTTGGAACAAATATCAAATCGAAAATTAGCTAAACAGAATAAAGATTTTGTTACTGCAGACAATATACGAAAAGAGTTGGAAAACAAAGGCATCCTTCTCGCTGACACAAAAGAAGGAATCACAACATGGAAAAAAGCCCCGTAG
- a CDS encoding ATP-dependent DNA helicase: MDVNSVFTKQLPKLWKDYEVRKEQMEMSEAIESAFNQGSNWVIEAGTGVGKSLAYLIPSALFSLENECTVVVSTETKSLQDQLLYKDIPLVSEALGVPINAMVALGANNYLCKRKYNRVMERGDFGPEMESSISYFVNWEKQTESGIRAEYDGFLSNSFWSSVARESDNCLGRNCPNFSSSYYFLEKEKWKKANILIVNHHLLASHLAGDFKLLPPFSQLVIDEAHVFPEIVGKAFGSEIRYELILNLLHYLYFPEKRTGLVLKLKSNEKIIKQIEASIGYANDFFRMLLSAIPLQFNQFATRHTERIKLDNGALEDTLADLSSSLESLLSKYKKDSDDIEEKEIALGLEMVSGNLKKASSFLTDFRLKTNPNLVFWIEPPSQVTKDPFYYLFSQPKNTDEILANTLFPNMDSVVLTSATLSPTAGNFQYFLKEVGTSDVKTKTLSSPFQYNTHSLLFVPKQIADPVSDPKRNKIDLSYWITRLLKLSEGDAFVLFTSNKLLSELYEEIRNLVPYPIFAQTEMGPIAAKREFLANQNSVLFGVSSFWQGVDIKGDKLRNVIVTKLPFQVPTEPVLQAKMEDMEKKGKSPFWEMQVPKTCLLLRQGFGRLIRSQSDTGMVSILDPRIHTKSYGKNVLQSLPKGVPLITEFNELERKFHLLPK; encoded by the coding sequence TTGGACGTAAATTCAGTTTTTACCAAACAACTCCCAAAACTTTGGAAGGATTACGAAGTTCGTAAAGAACAGATGGAAATGTCCGAAGCCATTGAGTCTGCCTTTAACCAAGGATCCAATTGGGTGATCGAAGCAGGTACGGGTGTAGGAAAATCTTTGGCGTATCTCATCCCCAGTGCCTTGTTTTCCTTGGAAAATGAATGTACAGTTGTTGTATCAACAGAAACAAAATCCTTACAGGACCAATTATTGTACAAAGACATTCCTCTTGTTTCAGAAGCACTTGGTGTTCCGATCAATGCAATGGTTGCTCTAGGTGCCAATAATTATTTATGCAAACGTAAATACAATCGAGTGATGGAACGTGGGGATTTTGGACCAGAAATGGAATCGTCAATTTCTTACTTCGTCAATTGGGAAAAACAAACGGAAAGTGGCATTCGTGCTGAATATGATGGGTTTTTGTCGAATTCCTTCTGGTCATCGGTAGCAAGAGAGTCTGACAATTGTTTGGGGAGAAATTGTCCCAATTTTAGTTCCTCCTATTATTTTTTAGAAAAGGAAAAATGGAAAAAAGCAAATATCTTAATTGTAAACCACCATTTACTCGCAAGTCACTTGGCCGGAGATTTTAAGCTATTACCACCATTTTCTCAATTGGTGATTGATGAAGCTCATGTGTTTCCTGAAATTGTTGGCAAAGCTTTTGGTTCAGAAATTCGATATGAACTGATTCTAAACCTTCTCCATTATTTATATTTCCCAGAAAAAAGAACAGGTCTTGTTTTAAAACTCAAATCGAATGAAAAAATCATAAAACAAATTGAAGCAAGTATCGGTTATGCGAATGATTTTTTTCGCATGTTACTGTCTGCCATTCCATTACAGTTTAATCAATTTGCCACTCGCCATACGGAGCGAATCAAACTTGATAATGGTGCATTGGAAGATACATTGGCAGATCTTTCGTCAAGTTTAGAATCCTTGTTATCAAAATACAAAAAAGATAGTGATGATATAGAAGAAAAGGAAATTGCACTGGGCCTTGAGATGGTTTCAGGAAACTTAAAAAAAGCCTCTTCCTTTCTCACTGATTTCCGTTTGAAAACAAATCCAAATTTAGTGTTTTGGATCGAACCTCCTTCGCAAGTGACAAAAGATCCATTTTATTATTTGTTTTCCCAACCGAAGAACACAGATGAGATACTAGCTAATACATTGTTCCCTAATATGGATTCCGTTGTGTTAACCTCGGCAACTCTTTCTCCAACTGCAGGTAATTTTCAGTATTTTTTGAAAGAAGTGGGAACTAGTGATGTGAAAACAAAAACGCTAAGTTCCCCGTTTCAATATAATACACATTCCCTTTTATTTGTTCCCAAACAAATTGCAGATCCAGTTTCAGATCCCAAACGAAATAAAATAGATTTATCATATTGGATCACTCGATTGTTAAAACTTTCCGAAGGAGATGCGTTTGTTTTATTTACTTCCAATAAACTCCTTTCTGAACTTTACGAAGAAATTCGGAATTTAGTTCCCTATCCTATTTTTGCCCAAACAGAAATGGGTCCAATTGCCGCCAAACGTGAGTTTCTTGCCAATCAGAATAGTGTTTTATTTGGAGTGTCTAGTTTTTGGCAAGGTGTGGATATCAAAGGAGATAAACTCAGGAATGTAATTGTCACGAAACTTCCTTTTCAAGTACCCACAGAACCAGTTTTACAGGCAAAAATGGAAGATATGGAAAAAAAAGGGAAAAGCCCCTTCTGGGAAATGCAAGTTCCTAAAACATGTTTGTTACTCCGCCAAGGGTTTGGAAGGCTTATCCGATCCCAATCCGATACAGGGATGGTGAGTATCCTCGATCCAAGGATTCATACAAAATCCTATGGAAAAAACGTCTTGCAAAGTTTACCGAAAGGAGTTCCTCTCATAACGGAATTTAACGAATTGGAAAGAAAATTCCATTTATTGCCGAAGTGA